A region from the Paraurantiacibacter namhicola genome encodes:
- a CDS encoding RNA polymerase sigma factor, whose protein sequence is MGKPIRHEETRQAYDALLVVLAQSGDGRAAERLAIRWHPRLLRTARRLIGADLAQDVAQDSWVAIMRGLGRLRDQDRFAPWAFGILQRRCADAVRTAGRARARSAEMPEDVPADQRDELRKLDLARAMESLPREQALAAHLHYIEGLTISEIAAVQDVPPGTAKSRLFHARRALKLALLPTQADSKEKTNVQDR, encoded by the coding sequence ATGGGAAAGCCAATCCGCCATGAAGAGACACGGCAGGCGTACGACGCCCTGCTGGTAGTGCTTGCACAGTCCGGCGATGGGCGCGCGGCGGAGCGGTTGGCCATTCGCTGGCACCCCCGGCTGCTTCGCACGGCACGCCGTTTGATCGGCGCGGACCTGGCGCAGGACGTAGCGCAGGACAGCTGGGTCGCAATCATGCGTGGCCTTGGCCGGCTTCGCGACCAGGACCGCTTTGCCCCGTGGGCCTTTGGCATTCTGCAACGACGGTGTGCCGATGCCGTGCGCACGGCCGGACGTGCCCGCGCCCGCAGTGCCGAAATGCCCGAAGACGTACCTGCCGACCAGCGCGACGAGCTGCGAAAGCTGGACCTGGCACGCGCGATGGAAAGCCTGCCGCGCGAACAGGCCCTGGCCGCCCACCTGCATTACATTGAAGGCCTTACCATCAGCGAGATCGCCGCAGTTCAGGACGTCCCGCCCGGTACGGCCAAGTCCCGCCTGTTTCATGCCCGCCGCGCCCTGAAACTGGCGCTGTTGCCAACGCAAGCCGATTCAAAGGAGAAGACCAATGTCCAAGACAGATGA
- a CDS encoding DUF6768 family protein gives MSKTDENIAAALDADDRAFLRSLDDRRGLFSQMGDAMAGPLGGWAKFMFAIMFVLGAGLIYSIWQLVTVADTDARILWAVATLGLLTAQGFAKEWFFNRMNLLAMLREMKRLQLQVAMLAEERA, from the coding sequence ATGTCCAAGACAGATGAAAATATTGCAGCAGCACTGGATGCCGACGACCGCGCTTTCCTGCGCAGCCTCGACGATCGAAGGGGCCTGTTCAGCCAGATGGGTGATGCCATGGCCGGCCCGCTGGGCGGATGGGCCAAGTTCATGTTCGCTATCATGTTCGTGCTGGGTGCAGGCCTGATCTATTCCATCTGGCAGCTTGTCACCGTGGCGGACACGGATGCGCGGATCCTGTGGGCCGTCGCCACGCTGGGCCTGCTGACGGCGCAAGGCTTCGCAAAGGAATGGTTCTTCAATCGCATGAACCTGCTGGCCATGCTGCGCGAGATGAAGCGCCTCCAGCTTCAGGTCGCCATGCTGGCGGAGGAGCGGGCTTAA
- a CDS encoding FAD-dependent oxidoreductase yields MRNLNIAIAGCGIAGLAAALALTRQGHRTVLFERFETPRPIGSGLMIQPTGLSVLAALRLAEQAVAHGAPVSRLYGLNAQGEKVLDARYADLSVEHAFGLGIHRASLFGILWSAAQNTGVEIEVGRCINGSDHDGKTARLNFDDGTQSAAFDLIIDASGTRSTLAPECGQELPFGALWTTLDWPEDGPFDPALLEQRYRMASEMVGVLPTGQTFGTNRRQLAFFWSLQADRHAAWRDAGLEGWKEEVRALWPQCEGLLEQITDSEQMVFARYAHRCVPRPVDGRLVHIGDAWHSASPQLGQGANMALLDAWALSKAIGEGPNLSAALGQFVQLRQRHVKLYQAVTAFFTPLYQSARAAPAVLRDFLFAPLSRVPPGPAIQARLMGGLAGAPLGKLGLQAPDFAALRKAVQAPASSSTRARASSLAQS; encoded by the coding sequence ATGAGAAATCTGAACATCGCCATCGCCGGATGCGGTATTGCCGGGCTCGCCGCCGCGCTGGCGCTGACCCGCCAGGGCCATCGCACGGTTCTGTTCGAGCGCTTCGAGACGCCGCGACCCATCGGCTCCGGCTTGATGATTCAGCCGACCGGCCTGTCGGTCCTTGCCGCGCTCAGGCTCGCGGAGCAGGCTGTCGCGCATGGCGCGCCGGTCTCGCGCCTCTACGGCCTCAACGCGCAGGGCGAAAAGGTGCTGGACGCCCGCTATGCCGACCTGTCGGTCGAACATGCCTTCGGCCTCGGCATCCACCGCGCCAGCCTGTTCGGCATCTTGTGGAGCGCCGCGCAGAACACGGGCGTTGAGATTGAGGTTGGCCGCTGCATTAACGGGTCGGACCATGATGGCAAGACCGCGCGCCTCAACTTCGACGACGGTACGCAAAGTGCAGCTTTCGACCTGATTATCGACGCCAGCGGCACGCGGTCAACGCTCGCGCCCGAATGCGGGCAGGAGCTTCCCTTCGGCGCGCTGTGGACGACGCTGGACTGGCCGGAGGACGGCCCGTTTGATCCCGCGCTGCTGGAACAGCGCTATCGCATGGCGAGCGAGATGGTCGGCGTCCTGCCAACCGGGCAAACATTCGGCACGAATCGGCGGCAACTCGCCTTCTTCTGGTCACTGCAGGCCGATCGGCATGCGGCATGGCGGGATGCCGGGTTGGAAGGCTGGAAGGAAGAAGTGCGCGCCCTGTGGCCGCAGTGTGAGGGTCTGCTCGAGCAGATTACCGACTCCGAACAGATGGTCTTTGCCCGTTACGCCCATCGCTGCGTTCCGCGTCCAGTCGACGGGCGGCTGGTGCATATCGGCGATGCTTGGCACTCGGCCAGCCCGCAGCTCGGGCAGGGGGCAAACATGGCGCTGCTGGACGCGTGGGCGCTGTCAAAGGCAATCGGCGAGGGGCCGAATCTATCCGCTGCGCTCGGCCAATTCGTGCAGCTGCGCCAGCGACACGTGAAGCTTTACCAGGCCGTCACGGCTTTTTTCACGCCGCTGTATCAGTCAGCCCGCGCCGCTCCCGCGGTCCTGCGCGATTTTCTCTTCGCGCCGCTGTCCCGCGTGCCGCCGGGGCCTGCCATACAGGCTCGCCTGATGGGCGGGCTTGCGGGTGCGCCGCTAGGGAAGCTGGGCCTGCAGGCTCCGGATTTCGCGGCGCTCCGAAAGGCCGTTCAGGCGCCCGCATCCTCAAGTACCAGAGCGCGGGCATCCTCGCTCGCCCAGTCGTAG
- the argH gene encoding argininosuccinate lyase: MWGGRFAEGPGAIMREINASIPFDKALWRQDIAASKAHVAMLGACGIVSAEDAVAIAEGLDRVAAEYEKDGVPEDWDLEDIHMTTESRLAELIGPVAGRLHTARSRNDQVATDFRLWVREALARADAGLEALQRALVTRAGEHADAIMPGFTHLQTAQPVTLGHHLMAYYEMVRRDRARFCAAAERLDECPLGSAALAGTGFSIDRKMTAQALGFREPTRNSLDAVSDRDFALDYLQAASQCAIHLSRLAEEMIIWASQPFGFVRMPDSLSTGSSIMPQKKNPDAAELVRGHAGRIIGCTTALMVTMKGLPLAYSKDMQDDKPPVFEAAGLLDLCIAAMTGMVADATFRTDRMREAAELGYATATDLADWLVTAADVPFREAHHITGAAVKLAEERGCALDALPLADLQDIDARIDERVFEALSVEASVAARASYGGTAPQQVKARVAEARRELGMD; the protein is encoded by the coding sequence ATGTGGGGCGGGCGCTTTGCCGAAGGGCCGGGCGCGATCATGCGCGAGATAAATGCCTCCATCCCGTTCGACAAGGCATTGTGGCGGCAGGATATCGCCGCGTCCAAGGCGCATGTGGCCATGCTGGGCGCTTGCGGCATCGTCAGCGCTGAGGATGCGGTGGCAATCGCCGAGGGGCTGGACCGCGTCGCAGCAGAGTATGAGAAGGACGGCGTGCCCGAGGACTGGGACCTCGAGGACATCCACATGACAACCGAAAGCCGCCTTGCCGAGCTGATCGGCCCAGTGGCCGGCCGCCTGCACACGGCGCGCAGCCGCAATGACCAGGTGGCGACGGACTTCCGGCTTTGGGTGCGTGAGGCGCTGGCCCGCGCCGATGCCGGGCTGGAGGCCCTGCAGCGCGCGCTGGTGACGCGGGCGGGCGAGCATGCCGATGCCATCATGCCCGGCTTTACCCATTTGCAGACTGCGCAGCCGGTGACGCTGGGCCACCATCTGATGGCTTATTACGAGATGGTACGGCGCGACCGGGCGCGGTTCTGCGCCGCCGCCGAGCGGCTGGACGAATGTCCGCTTGGCAGCGCTGCCCTGGCGGGCACGGGCTTCTCCATCGACCGCAAGATGACAGCGCAGGCGCTGGGCTTTCGAGAACCGACGCGCAACAGCCTGGATGCCGTCAGCGACAGGGACTTCGCGCTCGATTACCTGCAGGCCGCCAGCCAGTGCGCCATCCACCTCAGCCGCCTGGCGGAGGAGATGATCATCTGGGCCAGCCAGCCCTTCGGCTTCGTGCGCATGCCCGACAGCCTCAGCACCGGCAGCTCCATCATGCCGCAGAAGAAGAACCCCGATGCGGCGGAACTGGTGCGCGGCCATGCCGGGCGCATCATCGGCTGCACCACCGCGCTGATGGTGACGATGAAGGGCCTGCCGCTCGCCTATTCCAAGGACATGCAGGACGACAAACCGCCCGTGTTCGAGGCGGCAGGCCTGCTCGACCTGTGTATCGCCGCGATGACGGGCATGGTCGCGGACGCCACCTTCCGCACCGACCGCATGCGTGAGGCGGCAGAGCTGGGCTATGCCACGGCGACCGACCTGGCCGACTGGTTGGTGACCGCTGCCGATGTGCCATTTCGCGAGGCGCACCACATCACCGGCGCGGCCGTGAAGCTGGCGGAGGAGCGCGGCTGCGCGCTGGATGCTCTGCCGCTTGCGGATTTGCAGGACATCGACGCACGGATAGACGAGCGCGTGTTCGAGGCCCTGTCCGTGGAGGCTTCGGTCGCCGCGCGGGCAAGCTATGGCGGCACTGCGCCGCAGCAGGTGAAGGCGCGCGTGGCCGAGGCTCGCCGCGAATTGGGGATGGACTGA
- a CDS encoding asparaginase, producing MAQGTIRILATGGTIAGRGQSATGRAYRSGQIGIEQLLAEARAAGVTGPIEARQVASLGSQDIGPREWAALHAECLAAMADADVRGVVITHGTDTAEETAFLLDLTLPTTKPVVLAGAMRPADALGSDGMRNLANALAIACDAKAAGRGVLLAMGDHVFAARDVRKARTQGTGAFAGFPRGPVGHASPSGVDWFGPAGRTGEDARFAFPEAMPRVDVIHAHAGMDAGIVDAVLQGGAQGLVLAGMGQGNAPGPVLQALAGAAARGMPVLRASRVDEGLVERNVEVDDDALGLVAARDLGPAKARILLCVLIESGVTQAGEIQSVIDGLK from the coding sequence ATGGCACAGGGCACCATCCGCATCTTGGCAACCGGCGGCACCATCGCCGGACGGGGGCAATCTGCCACCGGTCGCGCTTATCGATCCGGGCAGATCGGAATCGAACAATTGCTGGCAGAGGCGCGCGCTGCGGGCGTGACCGGGCCGATCGAGGCGCGGCAGGTCGCCAGCCTGGGGTCGCAGGACATCGGCCCACGCGAATGGGCCGCGCTGCATGCCGAATGCCTGGCGGCAATGGCCGATGCGGATGTGCGCGGTGTGGTCATCACGCATGGCACGGACACGGCGGAGGAGACCGCATTCCTGCTGGATCTCACCCTTCCGACCACGAAGCCGGTGGTGCTCGCAGGCGCGATGCGGCCCGCCGATGCGCTGGGCAGCGACGGGATGCGCAACCTCGCCAATGCCCTCGCCATCGCCTGCGACGCCAAGGCGGCCGGGCGCGGCGTGCTGCTGGCCATGGGCGACCACGTCTTCGCCGCGCGCGACGTGCGCAAGGCCCGCACGCAGGGCACGGGCGCCTTTGCCGGTTTCCCGCGCGGGCCGGTGGGCCATGCCAGCCCGTCAGGCGTCGATTGGTTTGGGCCCGCAGGACGTACGGGTGAGGATGCACGCTTCGCCTTCCCAGAAGCCATGCCGCGCGTGGACGTGATCCACGCCCATGCAGGGATGGATGCAGGCATCGTGGACGCCGTGCTGCAAGGTGGGGCGCAGGGTTTGGTGCTGGCAGGCATGGGACAGGGCAACGCCCCCGGGCCGGTGCTGCAGGCGCTGGCGGGGGCAGCGGCGCGCGGCATGCCGGTGCTGCGTGCCAGCCGGGTGGATGAAGGCCTGGTGGAGCGGAATGTGGAAGTGGATGACGATGCGCTCGGCCTCGTCGCCGCACGCGATCTCGGCCCGGCCAAGGCGCGCATACTGCTTTGCGTGCTGATAGAGTCTGGCGTGACGCAGGCGGGCGAAATCCAGTCCGTGATCGACGGGCTGAAGTAA
- a CDS encoding TlpA family protein disulfide reductase, with protein MSRFSSLTTALALALCLGACDSDGTDGAQPQENSAADKQGEDAAMLNGTLTRDFAGDPIPDVTVTAPDGTTLALRETAGQPVLLNLWATWCAPCVHEMPLLDELAGELDGQVRVLTVSEDMKGAEAVEPFFAERNLPNLPMWMDERNDLAFAFGGGASLPLTVLYDAQGREVWRVMGGYDWASEDARALVLEDAGA; from the coding sequence ATGTCCCGCTTTTCCTCGCTCACAACGGCCCTGGCCCTCGCACTGTGTCTGGGGGCCTGCGATAGTGATGGCACCGATGGCGCGCAACCGCAGGAAAACTCCGCTGCGGACAAGCAGGGCGAGGATGCTGCCATGTTGAACGGCACGCTGACGCGCGATTTTGCGGGCGACCCGATCCCGGACGTGACCGTCACCGCGCCCGACGGGACCACGCTGGCCCTGCGCGAGACGGCTGGCCAGCCCGTCCTGCTGAACCTCTGGGCGACCTGGTGCGCGCCCTGCGTCCACGAAATGCCGCTGCTGGACGAACTGGCGGGCGAGCTGGACGGGCAGGTGCGCGTCCTAACCGTGAGCGAGGACATGAAAGGCGCAGAAGCGGTCGAGCCCTTCTTTGCCGAGCGAAACCTCCCCAACCTTCCCATGTGGATGGACGAGCGCAACGACCTTGCTTTCGCCTTCGGCGGCGGGGCCAGCCTGCCGCTCACCGTGCTGTATGACGCGCAAGGCCGCGAAGTCTGGCGCGTAATGGGCGGCTACGACTGGGCGAGCGAGGATGCCCGCGCTCTGGTACTTGAGGATGCGGGCGCCTGA
- a CDS encoding winged helix DNA-binding protein: MTLAVSVYADRDAVRSQIREDVTAAGLSVRECGGVAGLLEGDPRPLGEVVLLDCPQVSGAALAALSRLDERVARSGAHLVISTSVDGLEDVFGCCDTSNPQILVNPTRAERVIALGRVLARVPNLRLRELSDEDRLSLLRLTEQVGQIAERLEKLGDREARSGESGAFRFESPAPKYSGPEEEGKGQEGDRLVRATRPALPDPRLVRRIIRQRQLRARFFDGDLFADPAWDMLLDLTAARVEHTRVSVTSLCIASGVPPTTALRWISQMTDAGLLERVEDETDRRRAFITLTEKSVDAMSRYFAELGKAAAQMV, translated from the coding sequence ATGACTCTCGCCGTCTCGGTTTATGCGGACCGGGATGCTGTGCGCAGCCAAATCCGCGAGGATGTGACGGCGGCCGGCCTTTCCGTGCGCGAGTGCGGCGGGGTGGCGGGGCTGCTGGAAGGCGATCCGCGCCCGCTGGGCGAAGTGGTGCTGCTCGATTGCCCGCAGGTCTCCGGCGCGGCGCTGGCCGCCCTGTCCCGGCTAGACGAGCGAGTGGCGCGGTCCGGCGCGCATCTCGTGATTTCGACCAGCGTGGACGGGCTGGAGGATGTCTTCGGCTGCTGCGACACGTCGAACCCGCAGATCCTGGTCAATCCGACGCGGGCGGAGCGCGTGATTGCGCTGGGCCGCGTGCTGGCCCGCGTGCCCAATTTGCGGCTGCGGGAGCTTTCGGACGAGGATCGCCTGTCGCTGCTTCGCCTGACGGAACAGGTCGGGCAGATTGCGGAAAGGCTGGAAAAGCTGGGTGATCGGGAGGCGCGCAGCGGCGAGTCCGGCGCGTTCCGGTTCGAAAGCCCGGCCCCGAAATACTCCGGGCCGGAAGAGGAGGGCAAGGGACAGGAAGGGGACCGGCTGGTTCGCGCAACCCGTCCGGCGCTGCCCGATCCGCGTCTGGTGCGCCGCATCATCCGCCAGCGCCAATTGCGCGCACGGTTTTTCGATGGGGACCTGTTCGCCGATCCGGCTTGGGACATGCTGCTGGACCTGACGGCTGCGCGCGTCGAGCATACGCGCGTGTCCGTCACCAGCCTGTGCATCGCCAGCGGCGTCCCGCCCACCACGGCGCTGCGCTGGATCAGCCAGATGACCGATGCCGGACTGCTTGAACGGGTGGAGGATGAGACCGATCGCCGCCGCGCCTTCATCACTCTGACGGAGAAGTCGGTCGATGCGATGTCACGCTATTTCGCGGAACTGGGCAAGGCCGCCGCGCAGATGGTCTGA